ACGGACGGCGACGGCACGGTCGACGGCTACGCCTGGACCTTCGGCGACGGCACCTCCGGGACCGGTGTCAAGCCCAGTCACACCTACCCGAGGGCCGGCAGCTACGACGTCACCCTGACCGTCACCGACGACCGCGGCGCCACCAACCAGGTGACCCGGCCGGTCGCGGTGACCGCGCCGGCCGCCAACGCGGCTCCCGTGGCCGCGTTCGGCTCGACGACCTCGGACCTGAGGGTCAGCGTCGACGGGTCGGGTTCGACGGACGCCGACGGCACCGTGGCCTCCTACGCCTGGACCTACGGTGACGGGTCGACCGGGACCGGTCGGACCGACACCCACACCTACGCGGCGGCGGGCACCTACAGCGTCAAGCTGACGGTGACCGACGACGGCGGGCTGACCGGCTCGCTGACCAGGAGCGTCACCGTCACCGCGGCGCCGCAGCCGCCGGCCGGCGACGTCCTCGCCGCCGACGCCTTCGGCCGCACGGGCTCCCGCTGGGGCACCGCGGACGTCGGCGGGGCCTGGACCGACTCGGGCGCGACCTACTTCTCCACCGCCGGTGGCAAGGGCGTGCTCGCGATGACCAAGGCCGGCTCCGGCCCGACGGCGACGCTGGGCACGGTCGCCGCCACCGACTCCAGCACGACCGCGGAGTTCACGCTCGACAAGGTCGCCAACAGCGGCGGGCTGCAGATCATCCTGGCGGCCCGCAAGCAGGGCACCTCGGAGTACCGGCTCAAGGCGCGGGTGCTGTCCGACGGCACCGTCCGGCTCGGCGTCACCCAGGTGGTCTCCGGGACGGAGACCTCCCTCAAGGAGGTGCTCGTCAGCGGCCTGACCATCACCCCGGGTGAGGTGTACGAGCTGCGCTTCGACGTGACCGGCACGGGCACCACGACGCTGGCCGCGAAGCTCTGGAAGGCCACGGCCTCCGAGCCGACGGCCGCCCAGGTCAGCGCGACCAGCACCGTCGCCGGGCTCCAGACGCCGGGTGCCGCCGCGGTCCAGGGCTACCTGGCCTCGACGGTCACCAACCTCCCGGTCACCCTGCGCTTCGACGGGTACGCGGTCGCCCGGGCGGGCACCACGCCCCCGCCGGCGGCGAACGTCAAGCCGGCCGCGGCCTTCGGCTCCTCGACCTCGGACCTGAGGGTCAGCGTCGACGGGTCGGGTTCGACGGACGCCGACGGCACCGTGGCCTCCTACACCTGGACCTACGGTGACGGGTCGACCGGGACCGGTCGGACCGACACCCACACCTACGCGGCGGCGGGCACCTACAGCGTCAAGCTGACGGTGACCGACGACGGCGGGCTGACCGACTCGCTGACCAGGAGCGTCACCGTCACCGCGGCCCCGCCCGCCACCACGGTCGTGGCCTCGGACGCCTTCGGTCGGACCGGCACCCGCTGGGGGACCGCCGACGCCGGCGGCGCGTGGACCGACTCGACGGCCTTCTCGACCGCCGGGGGCAAGGGCCTGGTGACGGTGGCCAAGGCCGGATCCGGTCCCCTCGCCGCCCTCAACGGCGTCTCGGTGCTCGACTCCTCGACCACCGTGACGGTGTCCGCCGACAAGGCGGCGACCGGCGGCGGCAGCTACGTCACCGTGGCGGCCCGCAAGCAGGGCACCTCGGAGTACCGGCTCAAGGTCCGGCTGGTCGCCGACGGCACGGTGCGGCTCAGCACCACCGTCGTCGCCAGCGGCACCGAGACGCTGCTGAAGGACAGCCTGGTCCCGGGGCTGACCTCCACCGCGGGCGACGTGCTGAAGGTGCGGTTCGACGTGACCGGCAGCGGCACCACGACGCTCGCAGGCAAGGTCTGGAAGGCCTCGGCCACCGAGCCGGCCGCCGCCCAGATCAGCAGCACCAGCTCCCAGGCCGGCCTGCAGAGCGCCGGTGGGGTGGCCCTGACCGGCTACCTCTCGGGCAGCACCACCAACGCCCCGGTGGTCTTCGCCTTCGACGACCTGGTCGTCACCCGGCGCTGAGCCGGGCTCCTCCCACCCGGCGGGCCGCCCGTCCGCGGACCCCGACCGGGTGGGAGGATCGGCGCCTGACCTCGGGGGAACGAGAGAGGCCAGACATGTCCCGCACCCCAGCCCGGCCGGTGGCCCGCGCCACCGCCGCCCTGCTGCTCGCCGTCCTGCTCGGCGGCTGCACCGCGGAGGCCGGCAGCGGCACCAGCAGCACCCCGCCGGCCGAGCCGCCGCCCGTCCCGGCGTCCAGCGCAGCGACCACGCCGGTCCCCGCGCCCACCCCGGGCAGCGCCGGGTCCACCGTCGCCGGCCAGCCCGTCCGCCAGCGCAAGGCCGTGCGGCTCGACGCCCCGGGCCAGGCCGCCGACGACGTCGCCGTCCGGCTGACGTCGGTGCGGGCGATCACCGCCAGGGCGAGTGGTCCGGGCGAGGTGGCGGGTCCGGCCCTCGCCGTCACCGTGCAGATCGAGAACGGCACCAGCCAGGCCGTCGAGCTCGGCTCGACCGTGGTCAACCTGACCGACAGCGAGGGTGCGCCCGGGTCGGTGATGTCGGCCGAGCCGGCCAGCCCGCTGCCCGCGGCCGTCGCGGCCGGAGCGCAGGTCGCAGGCGTCTACGTCTTCACCGTGCCGGAGGGCCGGCGCGACCCGGTCACCGTCGAGGTCGGCGTGACGCCCAGTGACCCACTGGTCGTGTTCCGTGGGCGACCGACCGGCTGACCCGGCGGCAGCCCGTAGCGTGCAGCCATGGACTCCGCCCTCCGGCTCGGGACGACCCTCGGGCAGCTGACGGACCGGGTGCTCGGGGCGTTCGGCTCCGGCGTCCGCCGCTTCACCACCTGGCGGTGGTGGCTGCAGGTGCTGGTGGTCTGGGCCCTCGGCCGCCTCTTCACCCTGCTGCTGGTGCTGACCGTGGCCCGGATGCAGGGACCGAACCCGTGGACCACCGAGCGGCCGGGCTACCTGGACTACATCGACGGCTGGGACGCCGGCTGGTACCACAAGATCTTCGACGAGGGCTATCCCCGCGTGCTGCCGCGCGACACCGCCGGGCAGCTCGACCCGAACCAGTGGGCCTTCTACCCGGTGCTGCCCGGCCTGGCCAAGCTCCTCAACCTGGGCACCGGCGTCTCGTGGCTGGTGCTGGGGCCCCTGATCTCCCTGCTGGCCAGCCTCGCCCTGTGCCTGCTGCTCCACCGGCTGTTCGCCAGCCGCGCCAGCGCCGGCACCGCCCTGATGGCCGTCGCCCTGTTCTCGTTCCAGCCGGCCGCGCCGGTGCTGCAGTTCGGCTACGCGGAGTCGCTCGGCCTGGCGCTCCTCGTCGGCGTGCTGCTCTGCCTGGTGCACGAGCGCTACTGGACCGCCGTCCCGCTCGTGGTCGTGCTCAGCCTCACCCGCCCGACGAGCGCGCCCCTCGCGCTGACCATGCTGCTGGTCGCGGTCGGCTGGTTCCTGCTCCGCCGCACGCAGCCGGTCGCACGCCGACGCTGGCTGGGGCTGGGCGTCCTCACCGTGGTGACCGGCCTGAGCACCTTCCTCTGGCCCGCGGTGATGGCGGTCGTCACCGGCGACCCGGACGCCTACTTCGAGACCGAGGCCGCCTGGCACGGCAACAGCGCCGTGCTGCCCGGCGAGCTGTGGGCCAACATCGGCATCCGGCTGTTCGGCAAGCCGCTGGGCCTCCTGGCCCCCGTCGTCGTCGTCCTCGGCCTCGTGCTGGTGATGGCCACCCGCACCGTCCGCCGGCTCGGTCCGGTGCTGTACCTCTGGACGGCCAGCTACCTGCTGTACCTGCTCGGGGTGGTCGCCCCGAACGGCGCCCTGCCCCGGCTGCTGCTGCCGGCCTTCCCGCTGCTGCTGGCGGCGGCGATGGCGTCCCGGTCGAGGGCCTACCGGGTCACGCTGGTGATCGCCAGCCTCGTCGGTCAGGTCGTCTGGGTGGCCTGGCTGTGGCACTGGTCCGGCGTGGGGCTGCACGGCGCCGCGGAGTCCAACCCCTAGTCGGGGCCGCGCCGACACGGCGTGCCGGGGCCGGGGCGTGACCGAGATCACACCGGGAGAGGTGTAACACCGAGCCCGACCGGTGCGTGCCGGGGCCGGGTCCGGGGGCCGCCAAGAAGCCCCTGACCAGGGGTCACGCCGCGATTTCCGTGACCTCTGGTTGACCGGAACGAGACCGTTCCGTGATTTCTGGCCTGGGGCAGGCTGTGCCACACTTCCTCGCAACGATCGCACAACAATTCTCAGCCCTCGCCCCCAGACTGCAGGAGTGCCCCATGCCATCGTCCTCTACTGTCGCGCGCCGAAGATGGGCCCTGCCCGTCGCCGGCCTCGCGTCGACGGTGCTCGCCAGCATCGCCCTGACGGCGGCGCCGTCGCTGGCCGCCGCGGCCACCACCATCGCCACGGACGGCTTCGACCGTTCCGCCGCCTCCGGCTGGGGCGCCGCGCCCAGCGGCGGCGCCTGGTCGGTCACGGGCGGAGCCAGCCGCTCGGTGGCCGGCAGCGCCGCCACCGTGGCCGGCGTGGGGGCGAACCGCTCCTTCCGGGCTTCGCTGCCCGCGGTCAAGCTGGCCAACGGCACCGTCCGCGCCGCGTTCACCGTGCCCAAGGGCACCCAGGTCTACTACAGCGCCGAGGCCCGCCGGCAGGCCAACGGCACCGCGTACGGCAGCCGCGCCCGGATCGACGCCAACCGCAAGCTGCACACCGAGGTCGTCCGCGTGGCCGGCGGCGCCGCCACCGTGCTGGCGTCGAAGGTGCTCGGCACCGTGGCGCCCGGCCAGAGCGTGACGGTCGAGCTCGACGTCGCCGGCACCTCGTCGGTCGTCGTCCGCAGCAAGGCCTACGTCACCGGGACGCGCGCTCCCGACTGGCAGGCCCGCGCCACCGACAAGGCCGGGTCGCGCATCGCGGCCGCCGGTGCCGTCGGCGTCAGCGGCTACGTCAGCGCCGGGCAGGCCGCGCAGACCTGGAAGACCCTGGCCTTCTCGGCCCTGAGCACCGGCAGCACCGCGGCCACCCCGCCGGCTCCGCCCGTCGTCGCGCCGCCGGCACCTCCCGTCGTCGCCAAGCCGACCGCCACGCCGGCCGCGTCGGGCAAGCACGGCGCCGCCGCCGTCGGCAGCACCGCCTACCCGGTGCCCAGCAACGCCGTCTTCGTCTCCACCTCGGGCAGCGACTCGGCCTCGGGCAGCAAGAGCGCCCCGGTCCGGACCGTGACCAAGGCCCTCACCAAGGTGTCGAGCGGCCGGACCATCGTGATCCGCGGCGGGACCTACCACGAGTACTTCATCGTCCCGCCCGGCAAGGCCGTGACGATCCAGAGTTACCCGAACGAGGCCGTGTGGTTCGACGGCTCCAGCAAGGTGAGCGGCTTCACCGCCTCCGGCAGCGCCTGGCGGGCCGACGGCTACAGCTCCTTCGACGCCAGCCCGACCTACACCAAGGGCGCCCCCGACGGCACGGCGGTCGGCTGGACGTTCCTCAACCCGGCCCACCCGATGGCCGCGCACCCCGACCAGGTGTGGATCGACGGCGCCGAGCAGAAGCAGGTCGGCGCGCTCAGCCAGGTCAAGGCCGGCACGTTCTTCGTCGACCGCGGCGCCAAGCGGCTCTACCTCGGCACCAACCCCGCAGGCCGCTCGGTCCAGGCCAGCACGCTGAGCCAGGCCATCTCGCTGCGAGCTCCCGGCACGACGATCCGCGGCCTCGGCTTCCGGCGCTACGCCTCCTCGGTCCCGCAGCAGGGCGTCATCACCGCCTACTACCCGAACCAGAAGCTCGAGAACGTCGAGGTCCGGGACAGCGCCACGGCGGGCGTGGGCATCTTCAAGCCCGGCTCCAGCCTCAAGAACGTGACCATCACCGGGAGCGGGCAGATCGGCCTGCAGGCCAGCTACGCCGACGGCCTGACGGTCGACAACCTGTCCCTGCGGAACAGCAACGACCAGAACTTCAACCCGACGCCCAGCGCCGGCGGGTTCAAGGTCACCACGACGCGTGGCTTCACCATGAAGAACAGCGAGATCACGGGGACGATCGGCAACCAGTTCTGGACCGACCAGTCGACCTACGACATCAACCTGACGAACAACACGATCACCAACGGCACCCGCTGGGGCATCGTCCTCGAGATCTCCTCCAAGGCCGTCATCGCCGGCAACGTCGTGGCCGGCAACGCCCACGACGGGATCATGATCTCGAACACCAACAACGTCAGCGTGTGGAACAACACGCTGGTGAACAACGGCCGCTCCGGGCTGGCGATCGCGCAGGACAAGCGGCGGATCACCCAGCTGTCGGTGTCCGGGCACGACCGCCGTCGCGCCCAGCCGGACATGTCCATGCCGTGGACGACCACGAACGTCACCGTGGGGAACAACATCTTCACCGGCGGGACCGGGAGCAAGTCGGCCATCTACC
The window above is part of the Friedmanniella luteola genome. Proteins encoded here:
- a CDS encoding right-handed parallel beta-helix repeat-containing protein, which codes for MPSSSTVARRRWALPVAGLASTVLASIALTAAPSLAAAATTIATDGFDRSAASGWGAAPSGGAWSVTGGASRSVAGSAATVAGVGANRSFRASLPAVKLANGTVRAAFTVPKGTQVYYSAEARRQANGTAYGSRARIDANRKLHTEVVRVAGGAATVLASKVLGTVAPGQSVTVELDVAGTSSVVVRSKAYVTGTRAPDWQARATDKAGSRIAAAGAVGVSGYVSAGQAAQTWKTLAFSALSTGSTAATPPAPPVVAPPAPPVVAKPTATPAASGKHGAAAVGSTAYPVPSNAVFVSTSGSDSASGSKSAPVRTVTKALTKVSSGRTIVIRGGTYHEYFIVPPGKAVTIQSYPNEAVWFDGSSKVSGFTASGSAWRADGYSSFDASPTYTKGAPDGTAVGWTFLNPAHPMAAHPDQVWIDGAEQKQVGALSQVKAGTFFVDRGAKRLYLGTNPAGRSVQASTLSQAISLRAPGTTIRGLGFRRYASSVPQQGVITAYYPNQKLENVEVRDSATAGVGIFKPGSSLKNVTITGSGQIGLQASYADGLTVDNLSLRNSNDQNFNPTPSAGGFKVTTTRGFTMKNSEITGTIGNQFWTDQSTYDINLTNNTITNGTRWGIVLEISSKAVIAGNVVAGNAHDGIMISNTNNVSVWNNTLVNNGRSGLAIAQDKRRITQLSVSGHDRRRAQPDMSMPWTTTNVTVGNNIFTGGTGSKSAIYLVESWDRALNAEQMATYSNGNVFSQKAVGTPKLATVWGNAGAYSTNFVKFSDYVAATGRDRNSYHHLGASPVNGSYQAVAAISSRDTTVGQPLPAAVATKVGRAAGTRHLGAWR